In Reichenbachiella agarivorans, one genomic interval encodes:
- a CDS encoding PQQ-dependent sugar dehydrogenase, whose amino-acid sequence MSIRSMRSWKRLFFPSWGFISLLVLWACERQPSLLLIRADATSETQALGFDTVAVVTQVLPEDLIAASHLLIESAPATLDFNERNSIERYLEAGGEVTFACQDTIYNWGQLLPFFKSGQVVIDCDEQNLSLRLADLDYSLIKTPEKPAPDRLKRQVLVAPLREPMCIAVTEESMVYWIERKGTINLYNPRTDDYKEIDSLAVYTGEEDGLLGLVLDPNYKHNQWAYVFYSPPGDEPKQHVSRFRLTPEGLDHDSEIVIIEIPTQRDECCHSAGDLEIDLEGNLYLSTGDDTFSRDSDGFTPLDERPGRSAWDSQKSSSNTLDLRGKILRIHPEADGSYTIPDGNLFAKDGSEGRPEIYVMGARNPFTLGMNKKKNWLFWGDVGPDGNVTSERGPSAHDEINIAKAPGNYGWPYFNADNKAYADYDFETGVLGPKFDPQHPVNTSVNNTGAKDLPPAVPAMLYYTFDETEQFPRVGKGSRSVGVGDVYDYYEMKRKGFQFPLYYHNKLFAFDWARDWIMVISLDEEGNFLSIEPFLDKSVLASPINMTFGPDGALYVLEYGIGYFTDNYDSKLIRLDFTYGNRAPEANIELSATNGSVPLEVTFSAKGSLDLDETDELEYIWLIEGPQEINLTGAEAKTTIAEPGEYEVLLVVKDNHNASATSRATLIAGNAKPELTFEFADNSTFYWPGRSIQYQLSVKDKEDGTLENGIDENEVAISLTHYEGSDNRAPASLALLDGMSQEGIVPGLRLIQLSDCRSCHKINEKSIGPSFHDVADRYDKDYIAKEVLAKKIIGGGVGNWGDGAMPAHPDFTVKAAKEIVDFIFSVNDAPAQEAERIKASGAIPTGTKSKSNYRFEAKYTDHGGVKNTASLTTITEVTLTLPVKQAESADSYNGFGVEGGVEDGDRRYLLSKEAVEEGEVIYFAFEDIDLTHIRRLELTYFFMAKDADIPVKVELHRGSANGQLLSSCELNPKDKQAYMSLDSKGSSDIYFVFSSQDPNFRIGIDQIKFHLN is encoded by the coding sequence ATGAGTATTAGAAGTATGCGTTCTTGGAAGCGCTTGTTTTTTCCAAGTTGGGGGTTTATATCCTTGTTAGTTTTGTGGGCTTGTGAGCGGCAGCCTTCTCTGTTGCTGATTCGGGCAGATGCTACATCGGAGACTCAGGCCTTGGGTTTTGATACAGTAGCTGTCGTGACGCAGGTCTTGCCAGAGGATTTAATTGCGGCAAGTCACTTGCTGATCGAGTCGGCTCCTGCCACTTTGGACTTCAATGAGCGCAACAGTATCGAGCGATATTTGGAAGCTGGCGGTGAGGTGACTTTTGCCTGTCAGGACACGATCTACAACTGGGGACAATTGCTGCCGTTCTTCAAATCAGGTCAGGTTGTCATTGATTGCGATGAGCAAAACCTGAGCTTACGTCTGGCTGATTTGGATTACAGTTTGATCAAAACACCTGAAAAACCCGCTCCTGATCGATTGAAACGTCAGGTGCTGGTTGCTCCCTTGCGCGAACCGATGTGTATCGCAGTGACGGAGGAGTCCATGGTGTATTGGATCGAGCGAAAGGGCACCATCAATCTCTACAATCCACGTACGGATGATTATAAGGAAATCGACAGTTTGGCTGTTTATACAGGAGAAGAAGATGGACTCTTGGGATTGGTTTTAGATCCTAATTACAAACACAACCAATGGGCCTATGTCTTTTATTCTCCTCCTGGAGACGAACCCAAACAGCATGTATCTCGCTTTCGCTTGACACCAGAGGGACTAGATCATGATTCTGAAATTGTCATCATAGAGATACCCACACAGCGTGATGAGTGCTGTCACTCAGCGGGAGATTTGGAAATTGACTTAGAGGGCAATTTGTATCTCAGTACGGGTGATGATACTTTTTCTAGGGATTCAGATGGATTTACGCCCTTGGATGAGCGTCCCGGTCGTTCGGCTTGGGATTCCCAAAAATCTTCCTCGAACACGCTTGACTTACGAGGGAAAATATTAAGAATCCATCCAGAAGCTGACGGCAGCTACACGATTCCTGATGGCAATTTGTTTGCAAAGGACGGTTCAGAGGGTCGTCCAGAAATCTACGTCATGGGTGCTCGAAATCCCTTTACGCTCGGGATGAACAAAAAGAAAAATTGGTTGTTTTGGGGAGATGTCGGGCCTGATGGCAATGTCACCAGCGAAAGAGGCCCATCCGCACATGATGAGATCAACATCGCCAAAGCACCGGGCAACTACGGCTGGCCATACTTCAATGCCGACAACAAAGCTTATGCAGACTATGATTTTGAGACGGGTGTATTGGGCCCAAAATTTGATCCACAGCATCCTGTGAATACTTCCGTGAATAATACCGGAGCGAAAGATTTGCCTCCTGCTGTGCCAGCGATGCTTTACTATACTTTTGATGAGACGGAGCAGTTTCCGAGAGTGGGCAAAGGCTCACGGTCGGTTGGTGTAGGGGATGTCTATGACTACTACGAGATGAAACGCAAGGGTTTTCAATTTCCACTTTACTATCACAACAAACTCTTTGCTTTTGATTGGGCGAGGGATTGGATCATGGTGATTTCTCTCGATGAAGAAGGCAATTTTCTGTCCATTGAGCCATTTTTGGACAAGTCCGTTTTGGCATCCCCGATCAACATGACCTTTGGTCCTGATGGCGCACTCTATGTGTTGGAGTATGGGATTGGTTACTTCACGGACAACTATGACTCGAAGTTGATTCGTCTGGATTTTACGTATGGCAACCGTGCGCCAGAGGCCAATATTGAGTTATCAGCTACTAATGGCAGTGTACCGCTAGAGGTGACTTTTTCCGCCAAGGGCAGTTTGGATCTCGACGAAACGGACGAGTTGGAATACATCTGGCTCATCGAAGGCCCTCAGGAAATTAACCTGACAGGCGCAGAAGCAAAGACCACCATTGCCGAACCAGGAGAATACGAAGTACTGCTGGTCGTCAAGGACAACCACAATGCCAGTGCAACCAGTCGTGCGACCCTCATCGCTGGCAATGCCAAACCAGAGCTTACTTTCGAGTTTGCAGACAACAGCACATTCTATTGGCCAGGACGTTCTATTCAATATCAATTATCCGTGAAGGACAAAGAAGATGGCACTTTAGAGAATGGGATTGATGAAAATGAGGTAGCTATCAGTCTGACACACTATGAAGGAAGTGACAACCGAGCACCCGCCAGTTTGGCGTTGTTGGACGGGATGAGTCAAGAAGGAATCGTGCCAGGGCTGCGGTTGATACAGTTGAGTGATTGTCGTAGCTGTCACAAAATCAACGAGAAGTCGATCGGTCCGAGCTTTCACGATGTAGCAGATCGCTACGACAAAGATTACATTGCCAAAGAAGTTCTCGCGAAGAAAATCATCGGCGGAGGTGTCGGAAATTGGGGCGATGGTGCCATGCCAGCTCATCCAGATTTCACCGTCAAGGCTGCCAAGGAGATCGTAGATTTTATCTTTTCTGTCAACGATGCCCCAGCACAAGAGGCAGAAAGAATCAAAGCCAGCGGAGCAATCCCAACGGGTACTAAGAGTAAATCAAATTATCGTTTCGAGGCGAAATATACCGATCATGGTGGGGTGAAAAACACGGCCTCTTTGACGACTATTACAGAAGTGACGTTGACCTTGCCAGTCAAACAAGCTGAGTCTGCGGATAGCTACAATGGGTTTGGCGTTGAAGGTGGTGTAGAGGATGGAGATCGTAGATACTTGCTTTCAAAGGAGGCAGTGGAGGAGGGTGAAGTAATTTATTTTGCTTTTGAAGACATTGACCTTACGCATATTCGACGGTTGGAATTGACCTACTTTTTCATGGCTAAGGATGCTGACATACCCGTGAAAGTGGAGTTGCACCGAGGCAGTGCCAATGGACAACTTCTTTCCTCCTGCGAATTAAATCCTAAGGATAAGCAAGCCTATATGAGTTTGGACTCCAAAGGATCTAGCGATATCTATTTTGTATTTTCATCCCAAGACCCTAATTTCCGAATAGGAATTGATCAAATAAAATTTCACCTCAACTAA
- a CDS encoding helix-turn-helix domain-containing protein: MSQTLHIKNMVCPRCIASVGDILAELNIQISQLELGEVKTVEDLSEQQSEELAKCLAERGFELLQDHKSKMIAQIKAIIIETIHLSKEHLQVNYSTLLSEKLHHDYASLSRLFSSVEGLTIEKFVLKQKIERVKELIFYDEMNLSEIAYDVHYSSVAHLSTQFKKETGMTPSQFKKLKQPGHSSREQVGS; the protein is encoded by the coding sequence ATGTCTCAAACCCTACACATCAAAAATATGGTTTGTCCTCGATGCATCGCATCGGTGGGGGATATTCTGGCAGAGCTGAATATCCAAATCAGTCAACTGGAACTGGGAGAGGTCAAGACTGTTGAAGACTTATCCGAGCAGCAAAGTGAAGAACTGGCGAAGTGTTTGGCAGAACGAGGTTTTGAGCTACTACAAGACCACAAATCCAAAATGATTGCACAGATCAAAGCCATCATTATCGAAACGATTCATCTATCCAAAGAGCATCTACAAGTCAATTATTCCACTTTGCTATCCGAAAAATTGCATCATGATTATGCTTCGTTGAGTAGGCTTTTTTCTTCCGTAGAGGGCTTGACTATTGAAAAATTTGTCCTCAAACAAAAAATAGAGCGAGTCAAGGAGTTGATATTTTATGACGAAATGAATCTGTCCGAAATCGCCTATGATGTGCACTACAGCAGTGTCGCTCATCTGTCTACTCAATTCAAGAAAGAGACGGGCATGACTCCCTCACAATTCAAGAAACTTAAACAGCCCGGTCACAGTTCGCGTGAGCAAGTCGGGTCATAA
- a CDS encoding heavy metal translocating P-type ATPase, translating to MKKEYTVSGMTCTGCQSHVQQALQDLAGVQHVTVDLANKKAAIEMEDEVPFQELQAALQDSKYKIHEGEYKEELAPLPAIRKKKDNKKGTFYCPMHCEGEKTYDQAGDCPVCGMDLVEEASNSTAKDTQYTCPMHPEVIKDEPGSCPKCGMDLVPKDVDESAEDKTYHKLLKKFWISCVFTIPIFLIAMSDMIPNNPVLDLLPMKVWNWIQFGLSLPVVFYATWMFFERAYRSIVTWHLNMFTLVGIGSGVAWFFSLVGLLIPDVFPAQFKTESGAVHMYFEAATVILTLVLLGQLLEARAHSKTNSAVKELLKLAPNKAIIIKDGEEREIAIDEIQVGDMLRVKPGDKIPVDGVITEGKSTIDESMISGEPIPVDKAVDDKVSSGTINGKESFVMKAEKVGSDTLLSQIIDMVNSASRSKAPIQQLADKISSYFVPVVIGISVLTFIAWMIFGPEPRLVYAFVNAIAVLIIACPCALGLATPMSVMVGVGKGAELGVLIKNAEALQKMNQIDTLIIDKTGTVTEGKPSVEQVFGSESFSDKEIIQIVASVNQQSEHPLAEATVRYAKDQGVKTAAIDGFESVTGMGVKATLDGKKVWVGNDKLMETEAIDCPEALLAKATEQQAKGKTVPFVAVDGLLVGFVVIADAIKSTSKQAIADLQALGMEVIMMTGDNQHTAKAVADELHLDGYHADCLPQDKQDKVKELQAAGKIVAMAGDGINDAPALALADIGIAMGTGTDVAIQSAAITLVKGDLHGIVKAKHLSQAVMSNIKQNLFFALGYNTLGVPIAAGVLYPVFGVLLSPMIAAVAMSFSSVSVIGNALRLRTKRVGK from the coding sequence ATGAAAAAGGAATATACGGTATCAGGGATGACATGTACTGGATGTCAGTCTCACGTACAGCAGGCATTGCAAGACCTAGCTGGAGTCCAACATGTCACAGTTGATTTAGCGAATAAGAAAGCAGCTATTGAGATGGAAGATGAAGTTCCATTCCAAGAGTTGCAAGCTGCTTTGCAAGATTCAAAATACAAAATACACGAGGGAGAATACAAAGAAGAGTTGGCTCCTTTGCCTGCTATTCGCAAAAAGAAGGACAACAAAAAAGGTACATTCTACTGCCCGATGCACTGTGAGGGAGAGAAGACTTACGACCAAGCAGGTGATTGTCCTGTCTGTGGGATGGACTTGGTTGAGGAAGCAAGCAATAGCACTGCAAAAGACACGCAATACACTTGTCCGATGCATCCAGAGGTGATCAAAGACGAGCCAGGCTCATGCCCCAAGTGTGGAATGGATTTGGTGCCCAAAGACGTCGACGAATCTGCAGAGGACAAGACTTATCATAAGCTACTTAAGAAATTTTGGATCTCCTGTGTATTTACGATTCCCATCTTTTTGATTGCCATGTCGGACATGATTCCTAACAATCCAGTACTAGACTTGCTACCTATGAAGGTCTGGAACTGGATTCAATTTGGACTGTCATTGCCTGTGGTGTTTTATGCGACTTGGATGTTTTTCGAGCGGGCTTATCGCTCTATCGTTACTTGGCATCTCAACATGTTTACTTTGGTTGGGATTGGCTCTGGAGTGGCTTGGTTCTTTAGTTTGGTGGGCTTGTTGATCCCAGATGTGTTTCCAGCGCAATTCAAAACTGAGTCAGGTGCTGTGCACATGTATTTTGAGGCAGCTACCGTGATTCTGACCTTGGTACTGTTGGGACAACTGCTAGAAGCGAGAGCCCATAGCAAGACCAATTCTGCGGTGAAAGAACTACTGAAACTGGCGCCCAACAAAGCGATCATCATCAAAGATGGCGAAGAGAGAGAAATAGCTATTGATGAGATTCAGGTAGGAGACATGCTACGAGTTAAACCTGGAGACAAAATCCCTGTGGATGGCGTGATCACAGAGGGCAAAAGTACCATCGACGAATCTATGATTTCGGGTGAACCGATCCCTGTAGACAAAGCGGTAGATGACAAAGTAAGCTCTGGTACCATCAACGGCAAGGAATCATTTGTGATGAAGGCTGAAAAAGTAGGCTCAGACACCCTGCTGTCCCAAATCATCGACATGGTCAATAGTGCCAGTCGCAGCAAAGCTCCTATTCAGCAATTGGCGGATAAAATTTCGAGTTATTTTGTACCTGTGGTGATTGGAATCTCGGTATTGACTTTTATCGCCTGGATGATTTTTGGTCCTGAGCCCAGATTGGTTTATGCCTTTGTCAATGCGATTGCGGTCTTGATTATTGCCTGTCCATGTGCTTTGGGTTTGGCGACTCCCATGTCCGTGATGGTGGGTGTAGGCAAAGGCGCAGAATTGGGCGTATTGATCAAAAATGCTGAAGCACTGCAAAAAATGAATCAAATCGACACTTTGATCATTGACAAAACAGGTACGGTCACTGAGGGGAAGCCTTCAGTAGAGCAGGTGTTTGGTTCCGAATCATTTTCCGACAAGGAAATCATCCAAATCGTAGCATCCGTGAATCAGCAGAGTGAACATCCGTTGGCGGAGGCCACTGTTCGATATGCCAAAGATCAAGGAGTCAAAACTGCTGCTATCGATGGGTTTGAGTCCGTGACAGGGATGGGCGTCAAGGCTACCCTAGACGGAAAGAAAGTATGGGTGGGCAATGACAAACTGATGGAGACAGAAGCGATCGACTGCCCAGAAGCATTGCTTGCAAAAGCCACTGAGCAGCAAGCCAAAGGCAAAACAGTGCCCTTTGTGGCGGTGGATGGTCTTTTGGTGGGCTTTGTTGTGATAGCAGATGCGATCAAATCCACGAGCAAACAGGCGATTGCTGATCTGCAAGCTTTGGGGATGGAAGTGATCATGATGACGGGCGACAATCAGCACACTGCCAAAGCGGTGGCGGACGAACTGCATTTGGATGGTTATCATGCGGATTGCCTGCCGCAAGACAAACAGGACAAAGTCAAGGAACTGCAAGCAGCTGGTAAAATTGTAGCCATGGCAGGAGATGGCATCAATGACGCACCAGCACTGGCATTGGCGGATATTGGTATTGCGATGGGGACAGGTACTGACGTAGCTATACAAAGTGCAGCGATCACACTGGTCAAAGGGGATTTGCATGGAATCGTCAAAGCGAAGCACCTGAGTCAGGCAGTCATGTCCAACATCAAACAGAATTTGTTCTTCGCTTTGGGTTACAATACACTCGGTGTGCCTATTGCAGCTGGAGTTTTGTATCCTGTGTTTGGCGTTTTGTTGTCACCGATGATAGCAGCGGTTGCGATGAGTTTTAGTTCGGTGTCTGTGATCGGAAATGCCTTGAGGTTGAGAACAAAAAGGGTGGGGAAATGA
- a CDS encoding ankyrin repeat domain-containing protein, whose translation MKIKDTFESISENQLVDLENQLGKPLPNDYKSFLLKNNGGRPEPNFFRTLSGDYETDIQFFYGITKGIYSIQDNLFQLKSRLPKGKVAIANDSGGNYILLDINTNQIFFFDHEIEEVFFVSESFTDFVNSLFNVDQGESELDRAIESQNIEFFKSILSSGTDINNITNEFDQSAFIAICLRGKLKLARFFVENGVSIGGGLFASSSNGHVNLVEYLLQKGANPNERDATQNNDTALIQASMGGYLKVVKQLISKGADINATDDHGQTALNKSYWSDNQELIDYLEKEVY comes from the coding sequence ATGAAGATAAAAGACACGTTTGAAAGTATTTCAGAAAATCAGCTTGTTGATTTAGAAAATCAGCTTGGAAAACCATTACCTAATGACTATAAATCATTTTTATTAAAGAATAATGGAGGAAGACCTGAACCAAATTTTTTTAGGACTTTGAGTGGTGATTATGAAACAGATATTCAATTTTTCTATGGAATAACAAAAGGTATCTATAGTATTCAAGATAATTTATTTCAATTAAAATCAAGGCTTCCCAAAGGAAAAGTGGCTATAGCAAATGATAGTGGAGGGAATTATATTTTATTAGATATAAATACTAATCAAATATTCTTTTTTGATCACGAGATAGAAGAAGTTTTTTTTGTTTCAGAAAGCTTTACTGATTTTGTTAATAGCTTGTTTAATGTTGATCAAGGAGAAAGTGAGCTTGATAGAGCTATAGAATCTCAGAATATCGAGTTTTTTAAATCTATCCTTAGCTCAGGTACTGATATAAACAATATTACAAATGAGTTTGATCAGTCGGCGTTTATAGCTATTTGTTTGCGAGGTAAGTTAAAATTGGCTCGTTTTTTTGTGGAAAATGGAGTGAGTATTGGTGGAGGTCTTTTTGCTTCAAGCTCAAATGGGCATGTTAATTTAGTAGAATATTTGCTTCAAAAGGGAGCTAATCCAAATGAGAGAGATGCAACTCAGAATAATGATACAGCATTGATTCAAGCAAGTATGGGTGGGTATTTAAAAGTGGTAAAACAGCTTATATCTAAAGGGGCTGATATAAATGCTACTGATGATCATGGTCAAACAGCCTTGAATAAATCTTATTGGTCAGACAATCAAGAGTTAATAGATTATCTTGAAAAAGAGGTTTATTAA
- a CDS encoding CBM96 family carbohydrate-binding protein, protein MRKTYLLLAVIVSHIFMPLMGYAQVLNPTADSYVRGGSFSSQNFGTDVLLDCKLGATSDEWTRHSYLKFDLSSVTEPVVVSATLRLKVAQGSGNVDIHTSHFVTDDSWTESNINWDNKPAYSTTLGSVLSPSKDAWIEMDLTDIVTSEYGGDQVISIVLTSNGGSVAAYHSNDASSALDHPQLVLVMSNDQVAPATPTGLTATSQSDSQIDLAWDDNAEEDLSHYNISRSTDNGANYTLLVEDVEDNAYSDLDLSPSTTYYYQISAVDESHNESVSSAAVSATTDVPPAVPTAPSGLAIVSQTAYHAELSWDDNSGTERGFSIERKTTGEFVEIHVLDENVATYTDEPLNPSTTYIYRVRAFNSGGNSAYSNEISLTTDAPDSYYIDAVAGNDANAGTSASAPWKTLQKVSTHTFNPGEKVLFKAGSVWNERLSLHGSGIEGSPIVVDMYGTGNKPVFNGGGGSGGNPTVLLENEEYWEINNLEITNSDGTATYQSDLWGIRVDVTEAGEFNHIYIRDCYIHMINGEVPLLDAPNEGKETGGIYVTVSSSSSKPAWYRDLKIQNNRIGGEVGGDLVSGLGIATESTHGRIQLGEERKLFQEVVVSENVVGPTGRNNCVVRVSENALVEHNLFKDAGQFMTGHSVYNFNTYNFVIQYNEAYGNVGPSTDKDRGGYDADYQAQNTYIQYNYSHDNNWTLGIMKRETNENVVFRYNIAQNDKMSIFRYGFNTDRGLTDAHVYNNTFYVSADYNIEVFGIRTALNTEFYNNIFYFENEATWGTSSQGLPINCTFENNSFYNLAPKGSNYITTNPQLVDPGTGGSDIDWNDYPNILLGYKLMATSPCIDAGKVIENNGGRDFWGNTLYNGAPDIGAHEFQEEKVVLNSDELSTPFLVYPNPFTGMTNFNLPHDTESVVIYDMLGQVVEKISPDASSKTLIWSPTVNAATGTLIYHIHRKNGEVIVGKLIHLSE, encoded by the coding sequence ATGAGGAAAACATATTTACTATTGGCTGTGATAGTATCACATATTTTTATGCCTTTGATGGGTTATGCGCAGGTGCTTAATCCTACGGCAGATAGTTACGTACGAGGAGGAAGTTTCTCAAGCCAAAACTTCGGTACGGACGTACTATTAGATTGTAAGCTAGGTGCTACATCTGATGAATGGACACGACATTCGTATTTGAAGTTTGATTTATCTTCGGTGACAGAACCAGTTGTTGTCAGTGCTACACTTCGTTTGAAAGTGGCTCAGGGCAGTGGAAATGTGGATATACATACTTCTCATTTTGTAACTGACGATAGTTGGACTGAGTCCAATATCAATTGGGACAACAAGCCTGCTTATTCTACAACTTTGGGATCAGTGTTGAGTCCATCCAAGGATGCGTGGATAGAAATGGATCTAACTGACATAGTCACATCAGAATATGGGGGAGATCAGGTCATTTCTATCGTGCTTACTTCTAATGGTGGGTCCGTGGCAGCATATCATTCCAATGATGCCAGTTCAGCACTGGATCATCCGCAGCTAGTGCTAGTGATGAGCAATGATCAAGTTGCACCTGCAACACCTACAGGCCTGACCGCTACTTCACAAAGTGACAGCCAAATCGACTTGGCATGGGATGACAATGCAGAAGAAGATTTGTCACACTACAATATCAGCCGTTCTACGGACAATGGTGCCAATTACACGCTATTAGTCGAAGATGTCGAGGACAATGCATACAGTGATTTGGATTTGTCACCATCCACGACCTATTATTATCAAATATCCGCTGTGGATGAATCACACAATGAATCTGTATCTAGTGCAGCGGTATCTGCCACCACAGATGTCCCTCCTGCAGTGCCAACTGCACCGTCGGGATTGGCCATTGTCAGTCAGACTGCCTATCATGCCGAGCTGTCATGGGATGACAATTCTGGTACGGAGCGGGGTTTTTCGATAGAGAGAAAAACAACGGGTGAATTTGTAGAGATTCATGTTTTGGATGAAAATGTAGCAACCTATACAGATGAGCCATTGAATCCGTCTACTACATACATCTACCGTGTACGGGCATTCAATTCGGGAGGGAATTCGGCGTACTCCAATGAAATTTCACTGACCACAGATGCTCCAGACAGTTATTATATAGATGCTGTAGCTGGCAATGATGCCAATGCTGGTACGAGTGCATCTGCTCCTTGGAAAACCTTGCAGAAGGTCAGTACTCATACGTTTAATCCTGGAGAAAAAGTATTGTTCAAAGCAGGGTCAGTCTGGAACGAAAGGTTGTCTTTGCATGGATCAGGGATCGAGGGAAGTCCTATAGTAGTAGACATGTATGGTACGGGAAACAAGCCAGTCTTCAATGGAGGAGGAGGTAGTGGTGGCAATCCTACAGTGTTGCTAGAGAATGAAGAGTATTGGGAAATCAATAACCTTGAAATTACTAATTCTGACGGAACCGCAACCTATCAGAGCGATTTGTGGGGTATTAGGGTAGATGTCACCGAGGCTGGTGAGTTCAATCATATCTATATCAGGGACTGTTATATTCACATGATCAATGGAGAGGTTCCTCTCCTCGATGCTCCCAATGAAGGCAAAGAAACAGGAGGAATCTATGTCACGGTCAGCAGTAGCTCATCCAAGCCTGCCTGGTACAGGGATCTAAAAATCCAGAACAATAGAATCGGAGGAGAAGTAGGGGGAGATTTGGTAAGTGGTCTAGGAATTGCCACAGAATCAACTCATGGTAGGATTCAACTAGGAGAAGAACGTAAATTGTTTCAGGAAGTAGTGGTAAGTGAAAATGTCGTCGGTCCCACTGGTCGCAACAACTGTGTAGTGAGAGTAAGTGAGAATGCACTTGTAGAGCACAATCTATTCAAAGATGCGGGGCAGTTTATGACAGGACACAGTGTCTACAATTTCAATACATACAATTTTGTGATCCAATACAATGAAGCATATGGCAATGTAGGTCCATCTACTGACAAGGATCGTGGAGGGTATGACGCTGATTATCAAGCTCAAAATACTTACATCCAGTACAATTATAGTCATGACAACAATTGGACATTGGGCATCATGAAAAGAGAGACAAATGAAAATGTGGTATTTAGATACAATATTGCTCAGAATGATAAAATGTCCATTTTTCGCTATGGTTTCAATACTGACAGAGGGTTGACTGATGCCCATGTGTACAACAATACTTTCTATGTTTCGGCTGATTACAATATCGAGGTGTTTGGAATTAGGACTGCACTCAATACAGAATTCTACAACAACATTTTTTACTTTGAGAATGAAGCTACATGGGGGACTAGTTCACAGGGACTTCCAATCAATTGTACTTTCGAAAACAACAGTTTTTACAACTTGGCTCCCAAGGGAAGTAACTATATAACAACAAATCCACAATTGGTTGATCCTGGCACTGGAGGGTCAGATATTGATTGGAATGATTATCCCAACATTTTATTGGGTTACAAGCTGATGGCCACATCTCCGTGTATTGATGCTGGGAAAGTCATTGAAAATAATGGTGGGCGTGATTTCTGGGGCAATACATTGTATAACGGAGCTCCAGATATAGGTGCTCATGAGTTTCAGGAAGAAAAGGTAGTACTAAATTCAGATGAGTTATCCACTCCCTTCTTGGTTTATCCCAATCCATTTACTGGCATGACCAACTTTAATCTTCCACATGATACGGAAAGCGTTGTGATTTATGACATGTTGGGTCAAGTGGTGGAAAAAATAAGCCCAGATGCAAGTAGCAAAACATTGATATGGAGTCCTACAGTAAATGCTGCGACTGGCACATTGATTTACCACATCCATCGCAAAAATGGTGAAGTAATAGTGGGCAAGTTGATTCATCTATCAGAATGA
- a CDS encoding peptidylprolyl isomerase translates to MVSYLRLLLIGGMMSFFISLRSFALSVDSYVVEINSMRVTDSEFRIHLNRNIAGTYNYYYQQWGVHPHAAFWETQYGEKTPQSYILEKTLSQLVDIKLKQQLATQMGLIVEFTFDSLQGWWVQDNKDRKLKKSQGGVVYGPVERTFADFYDYFYDRLFIKLQEEVNQNLLSASTSQLEAYYELNKERWFQYSPDAEVEYIEFQYDGSSDRDQVAHLVELTYDKLSKGMEMSTLLSAFPQYSYRHQTYVKTDDVLGEEDVEGQLIAWALELDVDELKIFNGRSSMYIMHCIKKSPKQTYSYDEIKRDVQWYYQKYRYQELLDTLKQNAKINVNDEVLDNIEIQ, encoded by the coding sequence ATGGTATCATACCTCCGACTGTTATTGATCGGAGGTATGATGTCATTCTTTATATCCTTGAGATCCTTTGCTCTTTCGGTTGATTCATATGTAGTTGAGATCAATTCAATGCGAGTCACGGATTCAGAATTCAGAATACACCTCAACCGCAACATAGCTGGCACATACAATTATTATTATCAGCAGTGGGGTGTACATCCTCATGCGGCTTTTTGGGAGACTCAGTATGGGGAGAAGACCCCCCAATCCTACATCCTAGAGAAAACCCTGTCACAGCTCGTTGATATCAAATTGAAACAGCAATTGGCTACTCAAATGGGATTAATAGTAGAGTTTACATTTGATTCATTACAAGGCTGGTGGGTGCAGGACAATAAGGACAGGAAACTAAAAAAATCACAGGGAGGAGTAGTGTATGGACCCGTAGAGAGAACTTTTGCTGATTTCTATGATTATTTTTATGACCGTCTGTTTATTAAACTACAAGAAGAGGTGAATCAAAATCTACTCTCTGCTAGTACATCACAACTGGAAGCATATTATGAATTGAACAAGGAGAGATGGTTTCAGTATAGTCCTGATGCAGAAGTAGAGTATATCGAGTTTCAATATGACGGATCATCCGACAGGGATCAAGTAGCTCATCTCGTAGAGCTAACCTATGACAAACTCTCGAAAGGAATGGAGATGAGTACGCTATTGTCAGCATTTCCTCAATACAGCTATCGTCATCAAACATACGTCAAAACGGACGATGTCTTGGGAGAAGAAGATGTGGAGGGTCAGCTTATAGCCTGGGCATTGGAGCTCGATGTTGACGAGTTGAAAATTTTTAATGGGAGATCGTCCATGTATATCATGCATTGTATAAAAAAATCACCCAAACAAACATACTCCTATGACGAGATCAAAAGAGATGTACAGTGGTATTATCAAAAGTATCGTTACCAAGAATTGTTGGACACATTGAAACAAAATGCCAAGATTAATGTCAACGATGAAGTTCTCGACAACATAGAGATTCAATAG